Proteins from a genomic interval of Paenibacillus sp. FSL R5-0623:
- the gdhA gene encoding NADP-specific glutamate dehydrogenase, whose translation MSTITKETTESVQVTAADYVHSVYESVVARNPHEDEFHQAVKEILDSLIPVIEAHPKYRNHSLLEQLVEPERVITFRVPWVDDQGKVQVNRGFRVQFNSAIGPYKGGLRFHPSVYSGIIKFLGFEQIFKNALTGLPIGGGKGGSDFDPKGKSDLEVMRFTQSFMTELYKYIGSDTDVPAGDIGVGAREIGYMFGQYKRIHGGHEAGVLTGKGLLYGGSLARKEATGFGCVYFVKEMLQSKGLSFQDSTVVVSGSGNVSIYAIQKAQELGATVVACSDSGGYIHDPQGINLDTVKRLKEVDRLRISEYLKEHPHATYTEGCEGIWSIPCDIALPCATQNEIDEEAAALLVKGGVKAIGEGANMPSTLAAIDVFHGAGVLFGPAKAANAGGVAVSALEMSQNSMRLSWSFEEVDAKLHDIMKNIYTSCVEAAEEYGCEGNLVAGANIAGFLKVADSMIAQGVV comes from the coding sequence GTGTCCACGATAACAAAAGAAACTACAGAGTCCGTTCAAGTTACTGCCGCAGATTATGTTCATTCCGTTTATGAGTCGGTTGTCGCCAGAAATCCGCATGAAGATGAGTTCCATCAGGCTGTCAAAGAAATTCTGGATTCCCTTATTCCTGTTATTGAAGCACACCCCAAGTATAGGAACCATAGTCTGCTGGAACAGCTTGTTGAACCCGAACGTGTAATCACATTCCGTGTCCCATGGGTAGATGATCAGGGCAAAGTTCAGGTTAACCGTGGATTCCGGGTGCAATTCAACAGTGCCATTGGCCCTTACAAAGGCGGACTTCGCTTCCATCCTTCTGTATACTCGGGCATCATCAAGTTCCTTGGCTTCGAACAGATCTTCAAAAATGCTTTGACTGGTCTGCCCATTGGCGGTGGTAAAGGCGGTTCTGACTTCGATCCCAAAGGAAAATCGGATCTGGAAGTCATGCGTTTCACGCAAAGCTTCATGACAGAGCTGTACAAATATATCGGTTCCGATACGGATGTACCGGCAGGTGACATTGGTGTAGGCGCAAGGGAAATCGGTTACATGTTCGGTCAATACAAACGTATTCATGGCGGGCATGAGGCAGGCGTGTTGACAGGAAAAGGTCTGCTGTACGGAGGAAGCTTGGCACGTAAGGAAGCGACTGGCTTCGGCTGTGTGTACTTCGTGAAGGAGATGCTGCAATCCAAGGGGCTCAGCTTCCAAGACAGCACAGTCGTTGTCTCTGGTTCTGGTAATGTGTCCATCTATGCCATTCAGAAGGCCCAGGAGCTTGGAGCTACAGTCGTGGCGTGTAGTGACTCAGGTGGCTACATACACGATCCACAAGGCATCAACCTGGATACCGTGAAACGTCTGAAAGAGGTTGATCGTCTCCGCATCAGCGAATACCTCAAAGAACACCCGCATGCTACATATACCGAAGGCTGTGAAGGCATCTGGTCTATCCCTTGCGACATTGCCCTTCCGTGTGCGACGCAAAATGAGATTGATGAAGAAGCTGCGGCCCTTCTGGTCAAAGGCGGCGTGAAGGCCATTGGCGAAGGCGCAAATATGCCTTCCACCCTGGCTGCCATTGACGTCTTCCACGGTGCAGGCGTGCTGTTTGGTCCAGCCAAAGCGGCTAATGCCGGCGGTGTAGCCGTGTCTGCTCTTGAAATGTCACAGAACAGCATGCGGTTGTCCTGGTCATTTGAAGAAGTAGACGCCAAGCTGCATGACATCATGAAGAACATCTACACCAGCTGTGTAGAAGCTGCTGAAGAGTATGGTTGTGAAGGCAACCTCGTTGCCGGAGCGAATATCGCCGGTTTCCTCAAGGTAGCCGATTCCATGATTGCTCAAGGTGTAGTTTAA
- a CDS encoding pentapeptide repeat-containing protein gives MSNQPFASTASPHLSADCEQCFGLCCVALPYGKSSDFAFDKASGTPCPNLRTDNRCGIHTQLRQKGFKGCTVYDCFGAGQKLSQVTYAGKDWRDHPESANEMFECLPALRQLHELLSYMKEMMMRPETSSLHSAFGKLYEEIEHLSNLEPAALLRLDIANYRFSVNQLLVQASEMVRANVPPTAHGQGKSKKSKKRTGSDFFGANLKGADLRGASFRGALMIAADLRNADTRKADWIGADLRDTDLGDADLRGGIFLTQSQINAAKGNVNTKLPDHLNIPSHWV, from the coding sequence TTGTCTAACCAACCATTTGCCAGCACTGCGAGTCCTCATCTTAGCGCAGACTGTGAGCAATGTTTTGGCCTGTGCTGTGTTGCCTTGCCCTATGGCAAGTCATCTGACTTTGCTTTTGATAAAGCCAGCGGCACACCCTGTCCCAATCTGCGCACGGACAATCGCTGCGGTATCCATACTCAGCTTCGGCAGAAAGGGTTCAAAGGTTGCACGGTATACGACTGTTTCGGAGCTGGACAGAAGTTGTCCCAAGTGACCTACGCGGGCAAAGATTGGCGTGATCATCCAGAGTCTGCAAACGAGATGTTCGAGTGTCTGCCTGCCTTGCGACAACTTCACGAGTTGCTCAGTTATATGAAGGAAATGATGATGAGACCGGAGACGTCATCCCTTCACTCGGCATTTGGTAAGTTATATGAGGAGATTGAGCACTTGAGCAATCTGGAGCCTGCGGCACTCCTCCGTCTGGACATCGCCAATTATCGATTCAGTGTGAATCAACTCTTGGTCCAGGCAAGTGAGATGGTACGCGCGAATGTGCCCCCCACCGCTCATGGACAAGGGAAGTCGAAGAAGAGTAAAAAACGTACCGGAAGTGACTTTTTTGGTGCCAATTTAAAAGGGGCTGACCTGCGTGGCGCAAGCTTCCGAGGGGCTTTAATGATCGCAGCCGATCTCCGAAATGCAGATACACGAAAGGCGGATTGGATTGGCGCGGACTTGCGGGATACGGATCTGGGCGATGCAGACCTGAGAGGTGGCATCTTCCTGACGCAATCCCAGATTAATGCAGCCAAAGGTAATGTGAATACCAAGTTGCCGGATCATCTTAACATTCCTTCACACTGGGTGTAG
- a CDS encoding diaminopimelate dehydrogenase, producing MNMIRVGIVGYGNLGRGVEKAISQNEDLELIAVFTRRNPEQMVAESTEVRFEHISAAEQYIGKIDVMILCGGSATDLPEQTPAIAKLFNTVDSFDTHAKIPEFYKEVNAAAEQGGHISVISTGWDPGLFSMNRLLAQSILPEGKEYTFWGKGVSQGHSDAIRRVPGVKAGVQYTVPVEEVINRIRAGETPELSTREKHLRQCYVVAEDGANQDEIRETIVSMPNYFADYDTTVTFISEEELKSEHEGMPHGGFVIRSGVTGAGQKQIIEFGLKLDSNPEFTASVLVAYARAAQRLSVEGHKGAKTVFDIPLGHLSPKSAEDLRRDLL from the coding sequence TTGAACATGATTAGAGTGGGTATTGTTGGTTACGGTAACTTGGGTAGAGGTGTAGAGAAAGCCATTTCCCAGAACGAGGATCTGGAACTGATTGCTGTGTTTACACGTCGTAATCCGGAGCAGATGGTCGCTGAAAGCACAGAAGTACGTTTTGAGCATATCTCTGCAGCGGAGCAATACATAGGCAAGATTGATGTTATGATCCTCTGTGGTGGTTCTGCAACCGACCTTCCAGAGCAGACACCAGCCATCGCCAAGTTGTTCAACACGGTAGATAGCTTCGATACACATGCGAAGATTCCGGAATTCTACAAAGAAGTTAATGCTGCGGCAGAGCAAGGCGGTCACATAAGTGTTATTTCCACAGGTTGGGACCCAGGCTTGTTCTCCATGAACCGTCTGCTTGCACAGTCCATCCTGCCAGAAGGAAAAGAGTACACGTTCTGGGGCAAAGGTGTGAGCCAAGGCCACTCGGATGCTATTCGTCGTGTTCCAGGCGTTAAGGCGGGTGTACAGTATACTGTACCTGTTGAAGAGGTGATCAACCGCATTCGTGCAGGGGAGACACCAGAGCTGTCTACACGCGAGAAACATCTGCGTCAATGTTATGTGGTAGCAGAAGATGGTGCTAATCAGGATGAGATCCGTGAGACGATTGTGTCGATGCCTAACTATTTTGCAGATTACGATACAACTGTAACGTTCATTAGCGAAGAAGAATTGAAATCCGAGCATGAAGGTATGCCGCATGGTGGATTTGTTATTCGCAGTGGGGTTACAGGTGCCGGTCAAAAGCAAATTATTGAATTTGGTCTGAAACTCGACAGCAATCCTGAATTTACAGCAAGCGTACTTGTGGCGTATGCAAGAGCCGCACAACGCTTGAGCGTGGAAGGACATAAGGGAGCGAAAACGGTATTTGATATTCCGCTCGGTCACTTGTCTCCGAAATCGGCTGAAGATCTTCGCCGCGACTTGTTATAA
- a CDS encoding alpha/beta hydrolase: MKKGLRRGLKVLGGIMLATGLLLLAGTAYEAYQSTQDMKSYPPPGKYYEVSGRNMHLYTAGKGEVTVVFASGWGTPNPYVDFSPLYDKLKSQVKIAVYDRFGYGYSDYTDDPRDVDTISEEIHQLLRTSGQRPPYIMVGHSLGSLETLRFAQRYPDEVAGMVMIDGGSPEYYSTVEMDTPEWYFTSVRFLVKTGIARTLLHSDQMMATLVIDPELVSAPMKKAATISTLKHAYNDNVMDEIRHSKINALRVLENKKEFPFPLTILTAGSDQPSEGSRAWQADQVKFASWSRQGTQQIVPHTEHYIHNSQPDIVAVEIMKLVTPSSDL, from the coding sequence ATGAAGAAGGGGTTACGGAGAGGGTTAAAGGTGCTGGGAGGCATCATGCTTGCCACAGGACTTTTGCTGCTGGCAGGTACAGCGTATGAAGCGTATCAATCCACGCAGGATATGAAGTCCTATCCCCCGCCAGGCAAGTATTATGAAGTGAGTGGTCGAAACATGCACCTCTACACCGCTGGCAAAGGAGAGGTAACCGTGGTGTTTGCCTCAGGCTGGGGTACACCTAATCCGTATGTGGATTTCAGTCCGCTATATGACAAGTTGAAATCACAGGTAAAAATTGCGGTATATGACCGGTTCGGGTATGGATACAGCGACTATACAGACGACCCTCGTGATGTCGATACCATCTCGGAAGAGATCCACCAATTACTGCGAACATCCGGTCAACGTCCACCTTACATCATGGTCGGTCACTCCCTGGGATCGCTGGAGACACTGCGGTTTGCGCAAAGATATCCTGATGAGGTGGCTGGCATGGTTATGATTGATGGCGGAAGCCCGGAGTATTACAGTACGGTGGAAATGGATACGCCCGAATGGTATTTTACTTCAGTCCGATTCCTGGTTAAAACAGGCATTGCGCGTACATTGCTGCATTCGGATCAGATGATGGCAACACTGGTCATTGACCCGGAGTTGGTTTCTGCGCCGATGAAAAAGGCTGCCACCATTTCTACCCTGAAGCATGCATACAATGACAACGTGATGGATGAGATTCGTCATTCCAAGATCAACGCATTACGTGTGCTGGAGAACAAAAAGGAGTTTCCTTTCCCTCTGACGATCCTGACAGCCGGCTCAGATCAACCAAGTGAGGGGAGTCGGGCATGGCAGGCAGATCAAGTGAAATTTGCTTCATGGTCCAGACAAGGAACCCAGCAGATTGTCCCTCACACCGAGCATTACATCCATAACAGTCAGCCGGATATTGTCGCTGTCGAGATCATGAAATTAGTGACACCGTCCAGTGACCTATGA